Proteins found in one Lepeophtheirus salmonis chromosome 9, UVic_Lsal_1.4, whole genome shotgun sequence genomic segment:
- the LOC121124446 gene encoding innexin inx2 isoform X2, with the protein MVTTVILEGIQNSANLVINKQRLSIDNLTFKLFYQWTVAQLICFSILISCNQVFGESIVCDLPRKGVNQNVLQSYCLMYSTFNIPSSFTGPCARTQPRESVYNTYYQWVAIFLMIQSIIFYIPRIIWLMLEGGLMSYLGKGTTGKLIEDMDQKTDALLSVFKDQLENKYNRYTFLFFFCEILNIIILISQFFITNVFLQRQFLDYGPKVFSFYQKTQDEVMLNNEINPMCEVFPRIASCNYWKYGGAGVQMSN; encoded by the exons atggttaCAACCGTCATTTTGGAAGGGATACAAAACTCTGCCAATCTCGTTATCAATAAACAACGACTGAGTATTGATAATTTGACCTTCAAACTCTTTTACCAGTG gactGTAGCACAGTTAATATGTTTTTCCATTCTCATAAGTTGCAATCAAGTCTTTGGAGAGTCCATCGTATGTGATCTG ccgCGTAAAGGAGTGAACCAGAACGTCCTACAATCCTACTGTCTAATGTACAGTACATTTAATATCCCATCTTCGTTTACGG GTCCCTGTGCAAGGACCCAGCCTCGTGAATCCGTGTACAATACCTACTACCAATGGGTCGCTATATTCCTCATGATTCaatccattatattttacataccaAGGATTATTTGGCTCATGTTGGAAGGGG GATTAATGAGCTATTTGGGAAAGGGAACGACGGGAAAGCTCATAGAAGATATGGACCAAAAGACAGATGCACTCCTTTCCGTGTTCAAGGACCAGTTGGAGAATAAATACAATCGTTACAcctttctgtttttcttttgtgaaattttgaatattattatactcATCTCTCAGTTCTTCATTACAAATGTGTTTCTCCAAAGGCAGTTCCTAGACTATGGACCCAAGGTGTTCAG CTTTTATCAGAAAACCCAAGATGAAGTGATGCTCAATAATGAAATCAATCCAATGTGTGAAGTTTTTCCTCGAATCGCGAGCTGCAACTATTGGAAATATGGAGGAGCTGGAGTGCAaatgagtaattaa
- the LOC121124446 gene encoding innexin inx2 isoform X1 produces MVTTVILEGIQNSANLVINKQRLSIDNLTFKLFYQWTVAQLICFSILISCNQVFGESIVCDLPRKGVNQNVLQSYCLMYSTFNIPSSFTGPCARTQPRESVYNTYYQWVAIFLMIQSIIFYIPRIIWLMLEGGLMSYLGKGTTGKLIEDMDQKTDALLSVFKDQLENKYNRYTFLFFFCEILNIIILISQFFITNVFLQRQFLDYGPKVFSFYQKTQDEVMLNNEINPMCEVFPRIASCNYWKYGGAGVQMRYTALCILSLNIIIDKIYVWLWFWYVCLFCIGIVKIISQIFITTSRRIRFWLMQMKMHRFFKEGEDLRHIRSYLDSCKVGDWFVLYQMSKNLNKRFFYDFLVKLSKEGKVHSL; encoded by the exons atggttaCAACCGTCATTTTGGAAGGGATACAAAACTCTGCCAATCTCGTTATCAATAAACAACGACTGAGTATTGATAATTTGACCTTCAAACTCTTTTACCAGTG gactGTAGCACAGTTAATATGTTTTTCCATTCTCATAAGTTGCAATCAAGTCTTTGGAGAGTCCATCGTATGTGATCTG ccgCGTAAAGGAGTGAACCAGAACGTCCTACAATCCTACTGTCTAATGTACAGTACATTTAATATCCCATCTTCGTTTACGG GTCCCTGTGCAAGGACCCAGCCTCGTGAATCCGTGTACAATACCTACTACCAATGGGTCGCTATATTCCTCATGATTCaatccattatattttacataccaAGGATTATTTGGCTCATGTTGGAAGGGG GATTAATGAGCTATTTGGGAAAGGGAACGACGGGAAAGCTCATAGAAGATATGGACCAAAAGACAGATGCACTCCTTTCCGTGTTCAAGGACCAGTTGGAGAATAAATACAATCGTTACAcctttctgtttttcttttgtgaaattttgaatattattatactcATCTCTCAGTTCTTCATTACAAATGTGTTTCTCCAAAGGCAGTTCCTAGACTATGGACCCAAGGTGTTCAG CTTTTATCAGAAAACCCAAGATGAAGTGATGCTCAATAATGAAATCAATCCAATGTGTGAAGTTTTTCCTCGAATCGCGAGCTGCAACTATTGGAAATATGGAGGAGCTGGAGTGCAaatga GATACACGGCCCTCTGCATTCTCTCACTCAATATCATCATCGATAAAATCTACGTCTGGCTCTGGTTCTGGTATGTCTGTCTTTTTTGTATAGGAATAGTCAAAATCATTTCCCAGATATTCATCACCACAAGCAGACGGATACGTTTTTGGTTGATGCAAATGAAAATGCATCGGTTCTTTAAGGAAGGAGAGGATTTGAGACATATACGGAGCTATCTCGATTCTTGCAAAGTTGGAGACTGGTTTGTACTCTATCAAATgagtaaaaatttgaacaagCGTTTCTTTTATGACTTCCTTGTAAAATTGAGCAAGGAAGGAAAGGTTCATTCCCTTTAA
- the LOC121124053 gene encoding uncharacterized protein — protein sequence MILCLLLFYLTLLETSKGVQQEPPVDYINLEDFTDLQESRDNDYSSIDSDISATTTSTTTTTDALPEGIDKLAFTPLIIDEDALMRVVDHGPELYQQGKLPRPRFVMLGQQGVGKSSLANTILGYDNLQSLINRKVRKTLPFKIGHGLRSKTKMTTFVTDRWLGSGPNVTVVDTPGFKDTEDAEFIDEIMNVLGDEVKEVDSFLIVYKYKDRFTRPFKRTLTMITKMFGNFWTNVVLVVNFWSFKKIHVEEREARGVTKRSYGKQLREVFQNKFDLDFELPVVFIDTHYNKTNSEEIQAFENELTKLWTVSLNQRPFECLTRQQVQQNLKKEKKDLATMRRKCKATRKENVDMKASLATQLKQIKAQTFVMNNLRNGIDYLKEHCSRDKMDDVILGCQWSEWTDWSTCSKTCGGGNVKRYRTKLPGLGTCEGPEFEGKVCENEVCPLENDKDSLVVIIGGETIESRDNVHSTSVEILGINGLCNESSIPDLPEGRGKLCAAYDPSGAIIVCGGGERFWRPNANCWQLVAGDTAEWSEIPQMYPVHGASVAFFQGKFWVFGGSTGDDNHDQTITDKVQAYNPREQEWSVETPLTSQRHKACTVAIDNHIVITGGTMLGLSKTKPAWVAELGTRTAEKFDGKSWSPLPSLNRAKVEHGCAVVTIEGARGVIVVGGASGNDIVEFLDWDEQSVWKTLGKLNRGRGMMPGVGFVGGVLTVIGGYSWPGGVRLIETWDDDNEEWVKSNLTIRLPRYNHATVTVPGEIFPQCTSSIV from the exons ATGATACTTTGTCTCCTTTTATTTTACCTAACACTCTTAGAGACATCAAAAGGAGTTCAACAAGAGCCACctgttgattatattaatttagagGACTTCACAGACTTACAAGAGTCTAGGGACAATGACTACTCCAGCATAGATTCAGACATTTCAGCAACGACCACTTCCACAACAACAACCACTGATGCTTTACCAGAAGGGATAGATAAGCTAGCCTTTACTCCTCTCATCATTGATGAAGATGCACTTATGAGAGTGGTGGATCATGGACCAGAGCTCTACCAGCAAGGGAAGTTACCGCGACCTCGCTTTGTTATGTTGGGACAACAGGGGGTTGGAAAGTCTTCGCTTGCAAATACAATTTTGGGGTATGATAATTTACAATCCCTCATCAATAGAAAAGTGCGAAAGACTCTACCATTCAAAATCGGTCATGGACTACGCTCAAAAACTAAAATGACAACGTTTGTGACGGATAG ATGGCTCGGATCTGGTCCGAATGTAACTGTGGTCGACACTCCTGGATTCAAGGATACAGAAGATGCAGAGTTCATTGATGAGATTATGAACGTTCTTGGAGATGAAGTGAAAGAAGTGGACTCCTTTCTCATTGTGTATAAGTACAAAGATAGATTCACTCGTCCTTTTAAACGAACTCTTACCATGATTACGAAGATGTTTGGTAATTTCTGGACAAATGTCGTTTTGGTTGTGAACTTCTGGTCATTTAAGAAGATTCATGTTGAGGAGCGGGAGGCCCGAGGTGTCACGAAGAGATCCTATGGAAAGCAGTTACGAGaagtctttcaaaataaattcgaTTTAGATTTTGAGCTTCCCGTTGTTTTCATCGATACACACTACAACAAGACAAATTCCGAGGAAATCCAGGCATTTGAAAATGAGTTGACTAAATTATGGACGGTTTCATTGAATCAGAGACCATTTGAGTGTCTTACACGTCAGCAAGTCCAACAAAacttgaaaaaggaaaaaaaagatttggcgACGATGAGACGAAAGTGTAAGGCAACACGAAAGGAGAATGTAGATATGAAAGCCTCTCTTGCTACTCAACTAAAGCAAATAAAGGCTCAAACCTTTGTCATGAACAATCTAAGAAATGGAATCGATTACTTAAAGGAACATTGTAGTAGAGACAAAATGGATG atGTGATTTTGGGATGTCAGTGGTCAGAATGGACGGATTGGAGTACATGTTCAAAGACTTGCGGAGGAGGCAATGTGAAGCGATACCGAACTAAACTTCCCGGTCTTGGAACATGTGAAGGGCCAGAGTTTGAGGGTAAAGTATGCGAAAATGAAGTATGTCCTTTAGAAAACGATAAAGACTCACTTGTTGTCATCATTGGAGGAGAGACAATCGAGTCTAGGGATAATGTTCATTCCACATCTGTGGAAATCTTGGGAATAAATGGACTTTGTAACGAATCAA gcATTCCGGATTTACCCGAAGGAAGAGGTAAGCTGTGTGCTGCATACGACCCATCTGGTGCTATCATTGTTTGCGGCGGAGGGGAACGATTCTGGCGTCCCAATGCAAATTGTTGGCAATTAGTTGCTGGAGATACAGCAGAATGGTCGGAAATTCCTCAAATGTATCCCGTTCATGGAGCATCTGTTGCTTTTTTCCAAGGAAAATTTTGGGTATTTGGTGGTTCAACTGGAGACGACAATCATGATCAAACTATAACCGACAAAGTTCAAGCATATAATCCCAGAGAACAAGAGTGGAGCGTCGAGACTCCATTGACCAGTCAGAGACATAAAGCCTGTACAGTGGCAATTGATAATCACATTGTTATTACGGGAGGAACTATGTTAGGTCTAAGTAAAACCAAGCCTGCTTGGGTGGCTGAATTAGGAACCAGAACAGCAGAGAAATTTGATGGGAAATCCTGGTCTCCCCTTCCGTCACTTAATAGAGCAAAGGTTGAACATGGATGTGCTGTGGTCACAATTGAAGGAGCTCGTGGGGTGATTGTTGTTGGAGGAGCGAGTGGGAATGACATTGTGGAGTTCTTGGATTGGGATGAGCAGAGTGTATGGAAAACGCTTGGAAAATTAAACCGTGGAAGAG GAATGATGCCTGGAGTGGGGTTTGTAGGAGGGGTTTTAACAGTCATTGGAGGATATTCTTGGCCTGGTGGTGTAAGACTAATTGAGACCTGGGATGATGACAATGAAGAATGGGTTAAGTCAAACTTGACAATTCGATTGCCCAG ataTAATCACGCCACAGTAACAGTTCCAGGAGAAATTTTCCCACAGTGTACATCCTCTATCGTGTAA